A region of Rhodospirillales bacterium DNA encodes the following proteins:
- a CDS encoding DUF3363 domain-containing protein codes for MSAEDDFRIRPGRIRSTRAQQVRPFIAQALAAAQKAGGAVSRQGRIGPGNRSRFGRGQRAAVQANRLLTARSRGAVVKARVVRQGGRNAPLGTHLNYLRREGVTRDGEKARLFGPGGDDADPKAFAERCEDDRHHFRFIVSPDDAVEMADLKGFTRELVGQMEKDLSTRLDWVAVDHWNTEHPHVHLIMRGVRDDGENLVISRDYIKEGMRDRARDLITQELGPRTDLEIRRTIERQVESERWTNLDRQLARDAYGAGVVDLAPHPDRQPDEFHALKVGRLRKLERLGLADEIGPGQWTISEKAEATLRELGERGDIIKRMHRALTDRGIERGAANYVLAGESLNDPIVGRLVTRGLDDELKGTAYAVVDGVDGRTHHIKLPDLDAAGDSAPGSIVELRKFDDARGQRRVALAVRSDLDISAQVTATGATWLDRQAISREPVALGGGGFGAEVRDALDRRAEHLIEHRLAERQGRSVIFSRNLIDTLRQRDVEALGAKLAAETGRPFAKAGTGEYVAGAFRQRIALASGRFAMIDDGLGFQLVPWSPSLEKHLGQHVSGVARGDGGVDWSLGRKRGLGL; via the coding sequence ATGAGCGCCGAGGACGATTTCCGCATCCGGCCAGGCCGCATCCGCTCGACGCGCGCGCAACAAGTCAGACCCTTCATCGCGCAGGCGCTCGCCGCCGCGCAGAAGGCCGGCGGCGCGGTATCGCGGCAAGGAAGGATCGGGCCCGGCAACCGCTCCCGTTTTGGTCGCGGCCAGCGCGCGGCGGTGCAGGCCAACCGGCTGCTGACCGCCCGCTCGCGCGGCGCTGTCGTCAAGGCGCGCGTCGTGCGCCAGGGCGGGCGCAACGCGCCGCTCGGCACTCACCTCAACTATCTCCGCCGCGAAGGCGTGACCCGGGATGGAGAAAAGGCGCGGCTGTTCGGCCCCGGCGGGGATGACGCCGATCCCAAGGCGTTCGCGGAGCGGTGCGAGGATGACCGGCATCATTTCCGCTTCATCGTGTCGCCCGACGACGCGGTGGAGATGGCGGACCTCAAGGGCTTCACCCGCGAGCTGGTCGGGCAGATGGAGAAGGACCTCAGCACGAGGCTCGACTGGGTCGCCGTCGATCACTGGAACACCGAGCATCCGCATGTGCATCTGATCATGCGCGGCGTCCGCGACGACGGCGAGAACCTCGTGATCTCGCGCGACTACATCAAGGAGGGCATGCGTGACCGAGCGCGCGATCTCATCACGCAGGAGCTGGGACCGCGCACCGATCTGGAAATCCGTCGCACCATTGAGCGCCAGGTTGAATCCGAGCGCTGGACCAATCTCGATCGCCAGCTCGCACGCGACGCCTATGGGGCTGGTGTCGTCGATCTCGCGCCGCATCCAGACCGGCAGCCGGATGAATTCCACGCCCTGAAGGTCGGGCGGCTGCGCAAACTCGAACGACTCGGCCTCGCCGACGAGATCGGTCCCGGTCAGTGGACGATTTCGGAGAAGGCCGAGGCGACGCTACGCGAGCTTGGCGAGCGTGGCGATATCATCAAGCGCATGCACCGCGCGCTGACCGACCGCGGCATCGAGCGCGGCGCGGCAAACTATGTGCTCGCCGGCGAAAGCCTGAACGACCCCATTGTCGGCCGGCTGGTGACGCGAGGCCTCGACGACGAACTCAAGGGCACGGCCTATGCCGTTGTCGACGGGGTCGATGGGCGGACTCACCACATCAAGCTCCCGGACCTCGATGCTGCCGGCGACAGCGCGCCGGGTTCGATCGTCGAGCTGCGCAAGTTCGATGATGCGCGCGGCCAGCGGCGCGTTGCGCTTGCCGTTCGCTCGGATCTCGACATCTCCGCCCAAGTCACCGCGACCGGCGCAACTTGGCTTGACCGGCAGGCGATATCCCGCGAGCCGGTGGCGCTTGGCGGTGGCGGATTCGGCGCCGAGGTGCGCGACGCGTTGGATCGCCGCGCCGAACATCTGATCGAGCACCGCCTGGCTGAGCGCCAGGGCCGCAGCGTCATCTTCTCCCGCAACCTCATCGATACGCTGCGCCAGCGCGACGTCGAAGCGCTCGGGGCGAAGCTCGCGGCCGAAACCGGACGCCCGTTCGCCAAGGCCGGGACCGGGGAATATGTCGCCGGCGCTTTTCGGCAGCGCATCGCTCTCGCATCGGGCCGCTTCGCCATGATCGACGACGGCCTCGGCTTCCAGCTCGTGCCCTGGTCACCGTCTCTCGAAAAGCACCTTGGCCAGCATGTCTCCGGCGTCGCTCGCGGCGATGGCGGGGTCGACTGGAGTCTTGGCCGCAAACGCGGCCTCGGGCTGTAG
- a CDS encoding conjugal transfer protein TraG — translation MSATKILWGQILTVFLIVLFTTWAATEWTAYRLGFQPQLGPPWFELAGWPIYYPPAFFWWWYFYDAYAPPIFVEGAYIAASGGFISIAVAIGMSVWRAREAKNVETYGSARWARDDEVKAAGLLGPDGVVLGKLDRDYLRHDGPEHVLCFAPTRSGKGVGLVVPSLLTWPGSAIVHDIKGENWTLTAGFRSRHGRVLLFDPTNPKSAAYNPLLEVRRGEWEVRDVQNIADILVDPEGSLEKRNHWEKTSHALLVGAILHVLYAEADKTLAGVAAFLSDPKRPIESTLAAMMKTAHLGEAGPHPVIASAARELLNKSDNERSGVLSTAMSFLGLYRDPVVAEVTRRCDWRIADIVGGKRPSTLYLVVPPSDINRTKPLIRLILNQVGRRLTEDLQAKVGRHRLLLMLDEFPALGRLDFFESALAFMAGYGLKSFLIAQSLNQIEKAYGPNNSILDNCHVRVSFATNDERTAKRVSDALGTATEMRAMKNYAGHRLSPWLGHMMVSRSETARQLLTPGEIMQLPPSDEIVMVAGTPPIRAKKARYYEDRRFQERVLPPPAVIKPDEVSSDDWSQLALPPSPEVLPAATGANPDEEDTTDSERRRQPELSRVQPIAKVAPIENEFEIDPADDADDDAARLSRMNQNMRQVARQASLDPGDGIEL, via the coding sequence ATGTCCGCGACGAAAATCCTCTGGGGCCAGATCCTCACCGTCTTCCTGATCGTGCTCTTCACGACCTGGGCGGCGACAGAGTGGACGGCATACCGGCTCGGTTTCCAGCCCCAGCTCGGCCCGCCTTGGTTCGAGCTGGCCGGCTGGCCGATCTACTATCCGCCGGCCTTCTTCTGGTGGTGGTACTTCTACGATGCCTATGCGCCGCCGATCTTCGTCGAGGGTGCCTACATCGCGGCGTCCGGCGGGTTCATCTCAATCGCGGTGGCGATCGGCATGTCCGTCTGGCGGGCGCGCGAAGCGAAGAACGTCGAGACCTATGGCTCGGCACGCTGGGCGCGGGATGACGAAGTAAAGGCCGCCGGCCTGCTCGGTCCCGATGGCGTGGTGCTTGGCAAACTCGACCGCGATTATCTTCGCCATGACGGCCCGGAGCATGTGCTGTGCTTCGCGCCGACCCGCTCCGGCAAGGGCGTCGGCCTCGTCGTGCCCTCGCTGCTGACTTGGCCGGGCTCCGCGATCGTTCATGACATCAAGGGCGAGAACTGGACGCTGACGGCAGGCTTCCGCTCGCGGCATGGCCGCGTCCTGCTGTTCGATCCGACCAATCCGAAGTCGGCCGCCTACAATCCGCTGCTCGAGGTGCGCCGTGGCGAATGGGAGGTCCGCGACGTTCAGAACATCGCCGACATCCTGGTCGATCCGGAAGGATCGCTCGAAAAGCGCAATCACTGGGAGAAAACCAGTCACGCGCTGCTGGTCGGCGCGATCCTCCACGTCCTCTACGCTGAGGCCGACAAGACGCTAGCGGGCGTCGCCGCCTTCCTCTCCGATCCAAAGCGGCCGATCGAGTCGACGCTGGCCGCGATGATGAAGACCGCGCATCTCGGCGAAGCCGGTCCGCATCCCGTCATCGCCAGCGCCGCGCGCGAGCTGCTCAACAAATCGGACAATGAGCGCAGCGGCGTGCTCTCGACGGCGATGTCGTTCCTCGGTCTTTATCGCGATCCCGTAGTCGCGGAAGTGACGCGGCGCTGCGACTGGCGCATCGCCGATATTGTCGGCGGCAAGCGGCCGTCGACGCTTTACCTCGTGGTGCCGCCCTCGGACATCAATCGGACCAAGCCGCTGATACGCCTGATCCTCAATCAGGTCGGCCGGCGTCTCACCGAGGACTTGCAGGCGAAGGTCGGCCGGCACCGGCTGCTTCTCATGCTGGACGAGTTTCCGGCGCTCGGCCGTCTCGACTTCTTCGAGTCCGCGCTGGCCTTCATGGCCGGCTACGGCCTCAAGAGCTTCCTGATCGCCCAGTCGCTCAACCAGATCGAAAAGGCCTACGGGCCGAATAACTCGATCCTCGACAACTGCCATGTCCGCGTCAGCTTCGCGACCAATGATGAGCGGACGGCCAAGCGCGTCTCCGACGCGCTGGGCACCGCGACCGAGATGCGCGCGATGAAGAACTATGCCGGCCACCGGCTTTCGCCCTGGCTCGGCCACATGATGGTGTCGCGCTCGGAAACCGCCAGGCAATTGCTCACGCCCGGCGAGATCATGCAGCTTCCGCCGTCCGACGAGATCGTTATGGTCGCCGGCACGCCGCCGATCCGGGCCAAGAAGGCGCGCTACTACGAGGACCGCCGGTTTCAGGAACGGGTGCTGCCGCCGCCCGCGGTCATCAAGCCGGATGAGGTTTCGTCTGATGACTGGAGCCAACTGGCGTTGCCGCCGTCGCCGGAGGTCCTGCCAGCGGCGACGGGAGCCAATCCCGACGAGGAGGACACGACGGACTCCGAGCGCCGCCGCCAGCCCGAGCTGAGCCGAGTGCAGCCGATCGCCAAGGTGGCGCCGATCGAGAACGAGTTCGAGATCGACCCGGCGGACGACGCCGACGATGACGCCGCGCGTCTCAGCCGCATGAACCAGAACATGAGGCAGGTCGCGCGTCAGGCTTCGCTCGATCCCGGCGACGGCATCGAGCTGTAG
- a CDS encoding CopG family transcriptional regulator, giving the protein MTKSPKKQRLSVYLEPDVMKALSAYAARRGHSLSLVAEAGIASLLSPDAAERQEAVITKRLDQLDRRMTRVERDVGISVETLAIFVRFWLTTTPALPEPAAQAARAKAGERYEACIAALGRRLASGPKLRQEISEDIGPMRDD; this is encoded by the coding sequence ATGACGAAATCGCCGAAGAAGCAGCGGCTCTCCGTCTATCTCGAGCCCGACGTCATGAAGGCCCTCTCAGCGTACGCCGCTCGGCGCGGCCACTCTCTGTCGCTCGTCGCCGAGGCCGGTATCGCGTCCTTACTTTCACCCGACGCGGCCGAGCGCCAGGAGGCGGTGATCACCAAGCGGCTCGACCAGCTCGACCGGCGCATGACCCGCGTGGAGCGCGATGTCGGTATCTCGGTCGAAACGCTGGCGATCTTCGTCCGGTTCTGGCTCACCACGACGCCGGCCTTGCCTGAGCCCGCCGCTCAGGCCGCTCGCGCCAAGGCCGGCGAGCGGTACGAGGCGTGCATCGCAGCTTTGGGCCGTCGGCTCGCGAGCGGGCCGAAGCTCCGGCAGGAAATTTCGGAGGACATCGGGCCTATGCGCGACGATTAG